The following proteins are co-located in the Methylomonas sp. 11b genome:
- a CDS encoding formylglycine-generating enzyme family protein, which yields MTNRNTLSPPMFPCPWACEWGEDAYGLWQTLCYSGVRQVFRWIEPGTFLMGSPNDEPEREWQGDGEGSETQRPVTLSQGFWLADTTVTQAFWLAVLGGENPSRFQGSPEHPVEQVSWDDAQRFIEVLNSDVSGLSAQLPSEAQWEYACRAGTSTPFSFGNNISPKQVNYNGKYPYAGAEKSVYRENTVAVKSLLANPWGLFEMHGNVWEWCQDGWRQNLGTAPVIDPLNSAAEARVLRGGSWYGGGKDVRSAIRGRSYPGFPSLHFSFRLALGHAELRPGLAGGAG from the coding sequence ATGACTAACCGCAATACCTTATCTCCGCCTATGTTTCCCTGTCCCTGGGCCTGCGAATGGGGCGAGGATGCTTACGGCTTATGGCAGACCTTGTGCTATAGCGGTGTGCGACAGGTGTTTCGCTGGATAGAGCCGGGTACGTTTTTGATGGGTTCGCCGAATGATGAACCGGAGCGGGAGTGGCAGGGCGATGGAGAGGGATCGGAAACTCAGCGCCCGGTGACCTTGAGCCAAGGTTTCTGGCTGGCGGACACCACTGTCACTCAGGCCTTCTGGCTGGCGGTGCTGGGCGGTGAGAATCCGAGCCGTTTTCAGGGCAGTCCGGAACATCCGGTCGAGCAAGTCAGCTGGGACGATGCCCAGCGTTTTATCGAAGTCTTGAATTCGGATGTTTCCGGCCTGAGCGCGCAATTGCCCAGCGAAGCACAATGGGAATACGCCTGCCGGGCCGGCACCTCGACGCCGTTTTCCTTTGGTAATAACATCAGCCCGAAACAGGTCAATTACAATGGCAAATATCCTTATGCCGGCGCGGAAAAGAGTGTTTATCGGGAAAACACCGTAGCGGTGAAATCCTTGCTGGCCAACCCTTGGGGTTTATTCGAAATGCACGGCAATGTCTGGGAATGGTGTCAGGATGGCTGGCGACAGAATTTGGGAACAGCGCCTGTTATCGATCCGCTGAACAGCGCTGCGGAAGCACGGGTGCTGCGCGGTGGCTCGTGGTATGGCGGCGGTAAGGACGTGCGTTCAGCTATCCGGGGCCGCAGCTATCCGGGTTTTCCCAGCCTTCATTTCAGTTTTCGTCTTGCTCTAGGTCATGCTGAGCTTAGGCCCGGTTTGGCGGGCGGGGCCGGGTAA
- the hrpA gene encoding ATP-dependent RNA helicase HrpA: MSASETLKQLAKNLHNCMGTDRHGLKRQLDRLRSESSKGKDVSGALQQVADKIERSVGRCNQRRASVPVINYPDLPVSGKKDEIAGLIRSNQVTIVCGETGSGKTTQLPKICLEIGRGLTGLIGHTQPRRIAARTVADRIAEELGQPIGQAVGYKVRFHDQTHPNSLVKLMTDGILLAESQNDPYLNQYDTIIIDEAHERSLNIDFLMGYLRWLLPKRPDLKVVITSATIDPERFARHFNDAPIVNVSGRTYPVDVRYRPIELIEEDDETSADLQQAILDAVDELYRDMRGDILIFLSGEHEIRETTESLRKSHNNARYDVLPLYSKLSVSEQERVFKPSGNKPRIVLATNVAETSLTVQGIRCVIDSGHARISRYSHKSKIQRLPIERISQASANQRAGRCGRVAEGICIRLYSKEDYLARPEFTEPEILRTNLSSVILQMAALKLGDIEDFPFVEPPDDKMIRDGKNALFEVDALDKQGQLTDTGRQLAKIPTDPKLARMLLSAAELASLTEVAIIVSALSIQDPRDKPADKMPQAEAKHAQFKAEESDFLTLLNLWNTFEAQKKHLTNSKLRKYCQDNFLSYIRMREWYDIHAQIMQVARGELKLKFNDNPANYEQIHCALLPGLLSNIGFRHEQYEYLGARGLKFFIFPGSGQHKLRPKWIMAAEQVETSKVYARTVARIEPEWIEAAAQHLVKRNYYDPHWEKNAGRSGVYERTLLYGLTLQAKRKVPYENVDPKAAREMFIRHALVNHDYHSNAPFFKANEALLEEVGYIQHKGRRVDLVEDEEWLYQFYDKKLPAEVVSGITLDQWRKKVERDNPKILFLTKEDLTRSDDNQINDWDFPDSKKIGDLTIELHYRFEPGHDEDGVTAIVPVHQLNQIRQAPFDWLVPGMLEEKVTALIKSLPKHLRKHFVPVPNTAKACLEIEPDFKGSLFEWLSGRLRKLTGESIPLNEWQPDTLPDHLKMNFRIVDDHGRALGYGRNLAKLQADYATKAGDSFDKLAQEEMNHTGCIAWAFDDLPETWQFMQKGQTFIGFPAIVDEGDTVGVKILDTQYKAELAHFDGLTKLFQLQCRKDAQYLLKNSGVQATLQLAYNQLPKHPLLPARLGGDFKEDLLFLIFNSVFVADSSIRSQQQFEAALAAKKAMLVTVGTQVGKHVTEIMANYQAVRQRLKQPGVSPSLREDLEKQLSLLLFSGFLRYTPLAQIQAIPRYLKAIECRLDKQKPDSADIQGLHRLSQRFWQHVEKQMKTLVPMPEREPFRWSLEELRVSLFAQQLKTAYPVSVQRLEKTWNEKF, encoded by the coding sequence ATGTCTGCTTCCGAAACCCTAAAACAACTCGCCAAAAATCTCCACAACTGCATGGGCACCGACCGCCACGGCTTGAAGCGGCAACTGGATCGCTTGCGCAGCGAGTCGAGTAAGGGCAAGGATGTAAGCGGGGCCTTACAGCAAGTGGCGGACAAGATCGAGCGTTCGGTCGGGCGTTGCAATCAGCGCCGCGCGTCGGTGCCGGTGATTAATTACCCGGACTTGCCGGTCAGCGGCAAGAAGGACGAGATTGCCGGGTTAATCCGCAGTAATCAAGTCACTATCGTCTGCGGCGAGACCGGTTCCGGTAAGACCACGCAGTTGCCGAAGATTTGCTTGGAAATAGGGCGTGGCTTAACTGGTTTGATCGGTCACACCCAGCCGCGCCGAATTGCCGCTCGCACCGTCGCCGACCGCATCGCCGAGGAACTGGGTCAGCCCATCGGTCAGGCGGTAGGTTATAAGGTGCGGTTTCACGACCAAACGCATCCCAATTCACTGGTCAAACTGATGACCGACGGCATCCTGCTCGCCGAGTCGCAGAACGATCCCTATTTAAATCAATACGACACCATCATCATCGACGAGGCGCATGAGCGCAGCCTGAATATCGATTTTCTGATGGGTTATCTGCGCTGGTTGTTGCCGAAGCGGCCCGATTTAAAAGTGGTGATTACCTCCGCGACCATCGACCCGGAACGTTTTGCCAGGCATTTTAATGATGCGCCCATCGTCAACGTCTCCGGCCGCACCTATCCGGTGGATGTGCGCTATCGGCCCATCGAGTTAATCGAGGAAGACGACGAAACCTCCGCCGATTTGCAGCAAGCGATTCTGGATGCGGTGGACGAGTTGTATCGGGATATGCGCGGCGACATCCTGATTTTTTTGAGCGGCGAGCACGAGATTCGCGAGACCACCGAGTCCTTGCGCAAGTCGCACAATAACGCTCGCTACGATGTGTTGCCACTGTATTCCAAACTCAGCGTCAGCGAGCAGGAGCGGGTGTTCAAACCCAGCGGTAACAAACCGCGCATCGTGCTGGCGACCAACGTGGCGGAGACTTCCTTGACCGTGCAGGGTATCCGCTGCGTGATCGATTCCGGTCATGCCCGCATCAGTCGTTACAGCCACAAAAGCAAGATTCAGCGTTTACCTATCGAGCGTATTTCGCAAGCCAGCGCCAACCAAAGGGCAGGGCGCTGCGGTCGGGTGGCTGAGGGTATTTGCATCAGGTTATATTCGAAAGAGGATTATCTGGCGCGGCCGGAGTTTACCGAACCGGAGATCCTGCGCACCAATTTGTCGTCGGTGATCTTGCAGATGGCGGCCTTGAAGCTGGGCGACATCGAAGATTTTCCGTTCGTCGAGCCGCCGGACGACAAGATGATCCGCGACGGCAAGAATGCGCTGTTTGAGGTGGATGCACTGGACAAGCAAGGCCAGCTGACCGACACCGGCCGGCAATTGGCGAAGATTCCCACCGATCCTAAGCTGGCGCGGATGTTGTTGTCCGCTGCCGAATTGGCGTCGTTGACTGAAGTAGCGATCATCGTTTCGGCCTTAAGTATCCAAGACCCACGCGATAAACCCGCCGACAAAATGCCGCAAGCCGAGGCCAAGCACGCGCAGTTCAAGGCCGAGGAATCGGATTTTCTGACGCTGTTAAATCTGTGGAATACCTTTGAGGCGCAGAAAAAGCACCTGACCAACAGCAAGCTGCGCAAATACTGCCAGGACAATTTTTTGTCTTATATCCGCATGCGCGAGTGGTACGACATCCATGCGCAAATCATGCAGGTGGCACGCGGCGAGTTGAAGCTGAAGTTTAATGACAATCCGGCCAATTACGAGCAGATTCATTGCGCGCTGTTGCCGGGTTTGCTTTCTAACATCGGTTTTAGGCATGAGCAATACGAATATCTGGGCGCGCGCGGGCTAAAGTTTTTCATCTTCCCCGGTTCCGGGCAGCATAAGCTGCGGCCGAAGTGGATCATGGCCGCCGAGCAAGTCGAAACCAGCAAGGTTTACGCGCGCACCGTGGCCAGAATCGAGCCGGAATGGATCGAAGCCGCAGCGCAGCACTTGGTCAAACGCAATTATTACGACCCGCATTGGGAGAAAAACGCCGGTCGCAGCGGGGTTTACGAGCGCACGCTGTTGTACGGCTTGACCTTGCAAGCCAAGCGCAAAGTGCCTTATGAAAACGTCGATCCTAAAGCCGCGCGGGAGATGTTTATCCGCCATGCACTGGTCAATCACGATTATCACAGCAACGCGCCATTCTTTAAGGCCAACGAGGCCTTGCTGGAAGAGGTGGGCTACATTCAGCACAAGGGCCGCCGGGTCGATTTGGTGGAAGACGAGGAATGGCTTTATCAGTTTTACGATAAAAAGCTGCCGGCTGAGGTAGTTAGCGGCATTACCCTCGATCAGTGGCGCAAGAAAGTCGAACGCGATAATCCCAAGATTTTGTTTCTGACCAAAGAAGACCTGACCCGCAGCGACGATAATCAGATCAACGATTGGGACTTTCCGGACAGCAAAAAAATCGGCGATTTGACGATTGAATTGCATTACCGCTTTGAGCCGGGCCACGATGAGGATGGGGTGACGGCCATCGTGCCGGTGCATCAGCTCAATCAAATCCGCCAAGCGCCGTTCGATTGGCTGGTGCCGGGCATGCTGGAAGAAAAAGTCACCGCGTTGATCAAATCCTTACCCAAGCATCTGCGTAAGCACTTCGTGCCGGTGCCGAACACCGCCAAGGCTTGTCTGGAAATCGAGCCGGATTTTAAAGGTTCGTTGTTCGAGTGGTTGAGCGGTCGTTTGCGTAAACTGACTGGCGAATCGATACCGCTTAACGAATGGCAGCCGGATACTTTGCCGGATCATTTGAAAATGAATTTCCGGATTGTCGATGATCATGGTAGGGCCTTGGGTTATGGCCGTAATCTGGCGAAATTACAAGCGGACTATGCGACCAAGGCGGGTGATAGTTTCGATAAATTGGCGCAAGAGGAAATGAACCACACCGGCTGTATCGCCTGGGCATTTGACGACTTGCCGGAGACTTGGCAGTTTATGCAAAAAGGCCAGACCTTCATTGGCTTTCCGGCGATTGTCGATGAAGGCGACACGGTGGGGGTGAAGATACTCGACACGCAATATAAGGCCGAGTTGGCGCATTTCGACGGTTTGACCAAGTTGTTTCAATTGCAATGTCGGAAGGATGCGCAGTATTTGTTAAAAAACAGTGGCGTCCAGGCTACTTTGCAGTTGGCCTACAACCAACTGCCCAAGCACCCTTTATTGCCAGCACGGCTGGGCGGCGATTTTAAGGAAGACCTACTATTCTTAATCTTTAATAGTGTGTTTGTTGCTGATAGTAGCATCCGCAGTCAACAGCAGTTCGAAGCGGCGCTAGCGGCTAAAAAAGCTATGCTGGTCACGGTTGGGACTCAGGTGGGCAAGCATGTCACGGAAATCATGGCAAACTACCAAGCGGTCAGACAGCGGTTGAAACAACCCGGCGTCAGCCCGAGTTTGCGAGAAGACTTGGAAAAACAGCTTAGTTTACTGCTGTTTAGTGGTTTCTTGCGGTATACGCCGCTGGCGCAGATACAAGCGATTCCGCGTTATTTAAAAGCTATAGAGTGTCGTTTGGATAAGCAAAAGCCGGATTCGGCGGATATCCAAGGTCTGCACAGACTGTCGCAACGCTTTTGGCAACATGTCGAGAAGCAAATGAAGACGTTGGTACCTATGCCCGAGCGTGAACCCTTCCGCTGGAGTTTGGAGGAATTGCGCGTGTCCTTGTTTGCGCAGCAACTGAAAACGGCTTACCCGGTTTCGGTACAGCGGCTGGAGAAGACTTGGAACGAAAAATTTTAA
- a CDS encoding rhomboid family intramembrane serine protease — protein sequence MIPIRDSIPCNIKPYVTWGIMAICIAVYVAMLFMPDEMGQHFVYMYGMVPIRYSNPDWAYSFGLPPDYYLSFFTNMFLHGGFGHLLMNMVFLWIFADNIEDLMGHKRFVVFYVLCGLLATYAQWYFYPKMAVPVVGASGAIAGVLGAYFFRFPQATVVILVPILFYPLFFHVPAIAFLGFWVIIQIGDVFTATFLDNVAVDSAWWAHLGGFVAGALLHPFFIEKKPPEYQFQSDE from the coding sequence ATGATACCCATTCGAGATTCGATACCTTGTAACATCAAGCCTTATGTGACCTGGGGCATCATGGCTATTTGCATAGCAGTGTACGTGGCGATGCTGTTTATGCCCGACGAAATGGGGCAGCACTTTGTCTACATGTACGGGATGGTGCCGATTCGGTATTCCAATCCGGATTGGGCTTATAGTTTCGGCTTGCCGCCGGATTATTATCTGTCGTTTTTTACCAATATGTTCCTGCACGGCGGTTTCGGCCATTTGCTGATGAACATGGTGTTTTTATGGATATTTGCGGACAACATCGAAGACTTGATGGGACATAAACGTTTTGTGGTGTTTTATGTCTTATGCGGGCTGTTGGCAACTTATGCGCAGTGGTATTTCTACCCAAAGATGGCGGTGCCGGTGGTGGGTGCATCGGGAGCCATTGCCGGGGTGTTGGGAGCGTATTTCTTCCGTTTCCCGCAAGCTACCGTGGTGATACTGGTGCCCATCCTGTTTTATCCGCTGTTTTTCCATGTGCCGGCGATAGCTTTTCTTGGGTTTTGGGTGATCATTCAAATCGGAGATGTGTTTACGGCAACTTTTTTAGATAACGTCGCGGTGGATTCGGCCTGGTGGGCACATCTCGGAGGTTTCGTTGCCGGAGCGTTGTTACATCCGTTTTTTATCGAAAAGAAACCCCCGGAATATCAATTCCAGTCGGATGAATAG
- the cysK gene encoding cysteine synthase A yields MAYWYPDNSQSIGKTPLVRLNRITDGAQVTLLAKVEGRNPGYSVKCRIGAAMINDAQQRGLLGPGKELIEPTSGNTGIALAFVAAARGIPLTLTMPDTMSIERRKLLVAYGAKLVLTEGAKGMKGAIAKAEEIVASDPERYVLLQQFKNPANPQIHEQTTGPEIWHDSDGAVDIFVSGVGTGGTITGVSRYIKLTQCKPIVSIAVEPEASPVLSQYRSGQDLQPGPHKIQGIGAGFVPDVLDLSMVDAIEQVSNDEAIEYARRLAREEGLLSGISCGAAVAVAVRVAKRPENVGKTIVVVLPDSGERYLSSALFEGLFDAQGVAV; encoded by the coding sequence ATGGCATATTGGTATCCCGACAATTCGCAGTCTATCGGCAAAACACCGTTGGTCAGGCTTAACCGCATTACTGACGGCGCTCAAGTCACCCTATTGGCTAAAGTCGAAGGGCGTAACCCCGGATATTCGGTGAAATGCCGCATCGGCGCGGCAATGATTAACGACGCGCAGCAGCGCGGCCTGCTTGGGCCTGGCAAAGAATTGATCGAGCCAACCAGCGGCAATACCGGCATTGCACTGGCATTTGTCGCTGCGGCGCGCGGCATCCCGCTAACTTTAACCATGCCGGATACGATGAGTATCGAGCGCCGCAAATTGCTGGTGGCCTATGGTGCCAAACTGGTATTGACCGAGGGCGCAAAAGGCATGAAAGGCGCTATAGCCAAGGCGGAAGAGATCGTCGCTTCCGATCCGGAGCGCTACGTACTCTTGCAGCAGTTTAAAAACCCCGCCAACCCGCAAATCCACGAACAAACCACCGGGCCGGAAATTTGGCACGACAGTGACGGTGCGGTCGATATATTTGTTTCCGGTGTCGGTACTGGCGGCACCATTACCGGTGTGTCTCGCTATATCAAACTCACGCAGTGCAAACCCATCGTTTCCATTGCCGTTGAGCCGGAAGCCAGTCCGGTGTTAAGTCAGTACCGTAGCGGCCAAGATCTGCAGCCAGGGCCGCATAAAATCCAGGGCATAGGCGCCGGATTTGTGCCCGACGTATTGGATTTGTCCATGGTTGATGCCATCGAGCAAGTCAGTAATGACGAAGCGATTGAGTATGCGCGGCGTTTGGCGCGGGAGGAAGGCTTGTTATCCGGCATTTCCTGCGGTGCGGCAGTAGCAGTGGCGGTGCGGGTGGCAAAACGGCCGGAAAATGTCGGCAAGACCATTGTGGTGGTGCTTCCGGACTCCGGTGAACGCTATTTGAGTTCCGCCTTATTCGAAGGCTTGTTCGACGCGCAGGGTGTGGCGGTCTGA
- a CDS encoding glycosyltransferase family protein: protein MTLINQSKRIIVYSHDTFGLGNIRRMLAISKSLVDADPNVSVLILSGSPMLHAFRIPDRIDYIKLPCLSRNVKGDYSVKFLDMEYEQLLKLRSNIILSAVLDFDADLILVDKKPYGVSDELGAALQLMQRRGHRAKLVLLLRDILDSPESTIPVWKKNGYHDAIQSHYDKVLVVGSPDIYDMRKEYEFPDASHEKVDFCGYIARERSDKKAGEIREQIGCTKERLVLVTAGGGEDGYQLLHSYLEGLNRQDLGDNTMTLMICGPEMSESRRHQLEVLARSCRNVVIQEFNTDMMACMEAADLVVSMGGYNSTCELLTLRKRAILVPRVKPSQEQWIRAERLALQGLVRAIHPNQLTPKLLMDTVREELGRTNVHHSRLYQIDMGGLPRISESISDLLYGSAEKPQVQIRASSRSVAVD, encoded by the coding sequence ATGACGCTTATCAACCAATCCAAAAGAATCATTGTGTATTCTCACGATACCTTCGGTCTGGGTAACATTCGCCGGATGTTGGCAATTTCTAAATCCCTGGTGGATGCCGATCCGAACGTCTCGGTACTGATTCTGTCCGGCTCCCCCATGCTGCATGCGTTCCGTATCCCCGATCGTATCGATTACATCAAATTGCCTTGTTTGTCTCGCAACGTCAAAGGCGACTACTCGGTGAAATTCCTGGATATGGAATACGAACAATTGCTCAAGCTGCGCAGCAACATCATCCTTAGCGCGGTGCTGGATTTCGATGCCGATTTGATTTTAGTGGACAAAAAGCCCTATGGCGTCAGCGACGAATTGGGTGCCGCTCTACAGCTCATGCAACGTCGCGGTCACCGCGCCAAACTGGTATTGCTGTTGCGCGACATCCTCGATAGTCCGGAAAGCACGATTCCGGTCTGGAAGAAAAACGGCTATCACGACGCCATCCAGTCGCATTACGACAAGGTATTGGTGGTCGGTTCTCCTGACATTTACGACATGCGCAAGGAATACGAATTTCCCGACGCCAGCCACGAGAAAGTCGACTTCTGCGGCTACATAGCCCGCGAACGCAGCGACAAAAAAGCCGGTGAGATTCGCGAGCAAATCGGTTGCACCAAGGAACGTCTGGTGCTGGTCACCGCAGGCGGTGGCGAAGACGGCTACCAATTGCTGCACAGTTATCTGGAAGGCCTGAATCGGCAGGATCTGGGCGACAACACCATGACCCTGATGATTTGCGGCCCGGAAATGTCGGAAAGCCGCCGCCATCAGCTTGAAGTTTTGGCGCGCAGTTGCCGGAATGTGGTGATCCAGGAGTTTAACACCGACATGATGGCTTGTATGGAAGCCGCTGATTTGGTGGTGAGCATGGGTGGTTACAACTCCACCTGCGAATTACTGACCCTACGCAAGCGAGCGATTTTGGTGCCGCGGGTCAAACCTTCCCAGGAACAATGGATACGTGCGGAACGCCTGGCGCTGCAAGGTTTGGTTCGTGCCATTCACCCCAACCAACTGACCCCAAAACTACTGATGGACACGGTCCGTGAAGAGTTGGGCCGTACCAACGTTCATCACAGCCGCTTGTATCAAATCGACATGGGTGGCTTGCCGCGTATTAGCGAATCGATCAGCGATTTACTGTATGGCAGTGCGGAAAAACCGCAAGTGCAGATCAGAGCTTCGAGCCGCAGCGTAGCAGTCGACTAA
- a CDS encoding glycosyltransferase: MQNHGSRAQVAYILKGFPRTSETFITNEIHLLETLGLELSIFSIKQLEGQKHHAVVDAIRAPVTYLPQASDLTGHSFLTWLSENLPKFAPSHGRLLLKRPVAYLGGLLECLGMSLKYRSGRLEWPRTVFIKEFLQAGYIAEAVLQNPAISHLHAHFCHGATTIAMFASRISGLPFSFTAHAKDIYLRELNPGDLLQIKMRRAKFAVTCTGANQEHLDACKGSNIDVHRIYHGLDTDLFVPEPREQALSEQIPTILSVGRLVEKKGFDYLVRACAILRDRGVRFNCRIVGGADKYAQVIQQLIADLDLQDIVSLPGAVTQEELREIYQQGSVFALPCLVVDNGDRDGIPNVLVEAMAMEMPVISTDISGIPELIQDQVNGLLVPEKNAEAMADAIERLLSDRDLRLRLGQAARQTVCRDFNSRQTTVALKKLFDACLEGQTVETHVCCAEHS; the protein is encoded by the coding sequence ATGCAAAACCATGGCAGCCGGGCGCAAGTCGCTTACATACTCAAAGGCTTTCCGCGCACCTCGGAAACCTTTATCACCAATGAAATCCATTTGTTGGAAACCCTCGGCCTCGAACTGTCGATTTTTTCGATCAAGCAACTCGAGGGCCAAAAGCATCACGCAGTGGTCGATGCCATCCGCGCGCCGGTGACGTATCTGCCGCAAGCCAGCGATCTGACCGGACACAGTTTTTTAACCTGGCTAAGTGAAAACCTGCCGAAATTCGCGCCCAGCCACGGCCGGCTGCTCCTCAAACGCCCGGTGGCCTACCTTGGTGGGTTGCTGGAATGTTTGGGCATGAGTCTCAAGTACCGGTCTGGCAGGCTGGAATGGCCGCGCACGGTCTTCATCAAGGAGTTCCTGCAAGCCGGCTACATCGCCGAAGCGGTGTTACAGAATCCCGCTATTAGTCATTTACATGCGCATTTCTGCCACGGCGCGACGACGATTGCGATGTTCGCCAGCCGGATCAGCGGCTTGCCATTCAGTTTTACCGCTCATGCCAAGGATATTTATTTGCGCGAACTGAATCCCGGCGACTTGCTGCAAATCAAAATGCGCCGCGCCAAATTCGCGGTGACCTGTACCGGCGCCAATCAGGAACATCTGGATGCCTGTAAGGGGAGCAATATCGATGTGCATCGGATTTATCATGGCCTGGATACTGATTTGTTTGTGCCGGAGCCGCGCGAACAAGCTTTATCTGAGCAAATCCCTACGATTTTATCGGTCGGTCGTTTGGTCGAGAAAAAGGGCTTCGACTATTTGGTGAGAGCCTGCGCGATTCTGCGCGATCGCGGCGTCAGATTTAACTGCCGCATCGTCGGCGGCGCGGACAAATACGCACAAGTTATTCAACAACTCATCGCCGATTTGGATTTACAAGACATCGTTAGCCTGCCCGGTGCAGTAACGCAGGAAGAATTGCGCGAAATTTATCAGCAAGGTAGCGTGTTCGCCCTGCCTTGTTTGGTCGTAGATAACGGCGATCGCGACGGCATTCCCAATGTCTTGGTGGAAGCAATGGCGATGGAAATGCCGGTAATCTCGACAGACATTTCCGGTATCCCGGAATTAATTCAGGACCAGGTTAACGGTTTATTGGTACCAGAAAAAAATGCCGAAGCGATGGCCGACGCGATCGAGCGCCTGCTAAGCGACCGCGACTTGCGTTTGCGCCTGGGCCAAGCCGCAAGGCAAACCGTCTGTCGGGACTTTAATTCCCGCCAAACCACGGTGGCATTAAAAAAACTCTTCGATGCCTGCCTGGAAGGCCAAACGGTGGAAACCCATGTCTGCTGTGCTGAACATTCTTAA